The Coffea arabica cultivar ET-39 chromosome 2c, Coffea Arabica ET-39 HiFi, whole genome shotgun sequence genome includes the window TTGAATGGCTTGTGAGATTATTTGGTCAAAACTTGAATGAGTCGAATTCAATTGAATAGCTTGTGAGATTATTTGGTCAAAACTTGAACTCAGACTTGTGTCgattgaatttgaactctaATTTGAACCGTTGGAGTTTTTTGACGAAATCAACCTCAAGAGCTATTTAACGAGTTCAATCTCAATCTTAATATATGATGTTCAAAACTTATTGAATTTAATATAAAATATCTATTTTGTCCgttatttaattatattttttaaactcGATTAGGCTCGCTTAGATTCATTTGAGCTCAATTAAACTTAATTTTCGACTTTGAGCTCGAgtttaaataaagtaaaataaaattatactCGAACTCAAATTCAAACTCGATTCTCAATAATTCAACGAGCTCGAACAcgatctcaaaatttttaaattgacTTGACATTGAGTAATGCACTCTTTAATTTTGGCTCAATTCAGCCGCACCCATATCTGACAAAAAGGCTGGCAACCAAACGGAACCGGGGGCCGGGGGAGGAAAggaatttttttaatctttaatACATTGTGGGACCCGACCCGTATTGCTGGTAAATACTACGAGATGAAGCCACGCGTAAGTTCCTTTAACATGCAACTCCAAGACTAGCAGCTGTCGGACACGTGTAAGCTCCTTTAACATGCACGGTGAGGAGTGACACATCCACCATTTTTACGGCCACTCGCGTCGCCATTCATTCTTTTACTCGCGGCTTCAAACTTCAAAGATCGAATCCTCGCAAAAATCTGTCTTATTTATTTAGCTGCAAAACAGGAGATATACAACTAGGCCGGGAAAGAATGGTGGATGACAAAAATGCTAGTACCATCAATCCCTTGCTCCAGCCAGTAATATTGGTGGGGCATGGAGGTCATATTGTTGATGAGGAGGGCACCGATAGTGAGAGGCCAAAAGAACCATGGAAAAAAGAGTACGCGAAGAGCATTGTTTATGCTGGTTTGGATGCAATTGTCACTTCCTTTTCTCTCATCTCCTCCATCTCTGGTGGCCACCTCTCTTCCGGTTAGTCCATAGATCAATCAATAATGTGTGTGGTCCATATTATGATATTCTCATGCCAGACAgtcaattgcatttttttttttatttagcaaCCTACCGATAGAGTTATGTATTTAGAATCTTAGATTCACGTCTAACAAGAGGTTGGTCCATCGTAAGATAATTTATAGGgaaaattttagaaacctcttcTGAGATTTCTGACACTTTCACCGATCTTCCCTTAAAGTTTTAGCAATTACGCCGACCTCTCCTGTCAAAAAAATTTAGATCACATAACTTACATAATTTAACATGCAGTGAAAGTACTACTTTGTCCTGAGACATTAGACTTTATTACAAATggatatttgacaaaaaaaaaaaaaaaaaaaggttagggCACTAAATAAATAAGATTAACTAATTGAATCAGAATAACAGTTGTTTCATCTCAAATTAGCAACCATAATTACCATCAGAAAATGGCGTCAATTGCTACCCTAAGATGGCATGGCATCATTTTTGTGATTGACATTGCTTGACAATGAGAAGGACAGATAATCTTATATAATATgcatggaaggattttatgagTAAGAGAAATAGATGGTTTTTATGCCAGGCTTGTATTTGTTGACTCTTGTGTGGAGAGACAAAACTAATTCATGCTTTTATTGCTGATTTCTTGACTAAGACCTGTATGTGTTTTTTGCACCAATACTTTACTTTCACCTCACCAgctacaattaaaaaaaattaattttgttaCCTCAAGTTTAGATGCTTGTTATATGACAGTTTTATTGCAGTGGATGTTTTGGTATTAGGATTTTCAAATCTTGTAGCTGATGGGATATCGATGGGATTTGGGGATTTCATTTCAACCAGTACCGAGAGGGACATGGCTGCAAACGAGAGGTCGGTGACCGAGTGGGAAGTAGCCAATCACGGAAGGCCGCAAGAGCAAGAATTGCTCCAAAAATACCAAGACCTAGGGATGACTCCTAGTGACGCAACGACGGTGGTGAGCGTATTAGCCAAGTACAGGGACGTAATGGTCCATGAAAAACAGATGTTACCGCCGGACCAAACAGAGAAGCCATGGAAAAGTGGCTTGGTCACTTTTGCAGCTTTTATCGTGTTTGGCTGTGCGCCGCTCCTAGCTTTTATTATCCTCATTCCATTCACGAAGAATGATGCTCACAAGTTTGTCGGTGCCTGTGTTTTTTCTGCATTTGCCCTAATTCTCTTGGGGCTTGCTAAGGCCAAGATTGTAGGACAGAACTATGCCGCCTCGGTGGCTATCACACTCTCTAACGGCGCAGTTGCTGGCGCCGCCGCCTACGGTATTGGCTGGACGCTTCGGAACGTGGCTGGATTAGAGGACTAAGCAGTTGGGATTGCGGCGATATGTAAAATTTGTATGATAgttatttttgatatattgtatggatgagatgttttttaaattattttatctgtGTATTATTATAacattgtatttaaaaaaattgtttatgAAAAATAGACCAATTCAaacagagattttttttttttttttttttttttaccggtTAGACCTGGTGTTAGATTAGAAAGGTCGCAGTCGGATACTTGCTTAGTCAGAGAAGTGTTGCAGTTCCATTGTAATTAATTAGTCATATTGAACGAGGTAGATTTATTTATTAACAGACGTGGCAACAGGACGGGAAAAGGCCAATAGCATAGGaaagtttttattttctttatatttttcctttcaagaAGACGCACTTATATTGGATCAACATTTTCTCAGCAAGGGAGGAAACATAGGAATTAAAATTTAG containing:
- the LOC113724684 gene encoding uncharacterized protein isoform X2, which codes for MVDDKNASTINPLLQPVILVGHGGHIVDEEGTDSERPKEPWKKEYAKSIVYAGLDAIVTSFSLISSISGGHLSSVDVLVLGFSNLVADGISMGFGDFISTSTERDMAANERSVTEWEVANHGRPQEQELLQKYQDLGMTPSDATTVVSVLAKYRDVMVHEKQMLPPDQTEKPWKSGLVTFAAFIVFGCAPLLAFIILIPFTKNDAHKFVGACVFSAFALILLGLAKAKIVGQNYAASVAITLSNGAVAGAAAYGIGWTLRNVAGLED
- the LOC113724684 gene encoding uncharacterized protein isoform X1, with translation MVDDKNASTINPLLQPVILVGHGGHIVDEEGTDSERPKEPWKKEYAKSIVYAGLDAIVTSFSLISSISGGHLSSGFSNLVADGISMGFGDFISTSTERDMAANERSVTEWEVANHGRPQEQELLQKYQDLGMTPSDATTVVSVLAKYRDVMVHEKQMLPPDQTEKPWKSGLVTFAAFIVFGCAPLLAFIILIPFTKNDAHKFVGACVFSAFALILLGLAKAKIVGQNYAASVAITLSNGAVAGAAAYGIGWTLRNVAGLED